GACAGTTTCCAGCTGGGCAGCCAGGCATGGACGATTTGTTGTCGACATCTGCATCCAGAGTCATGGTCAGTACAGCGTTCTAAGCAGTTCTTATCTCACGGTTTGCGTTACTCACCCCATTGGCCGTGCAAGTCGTATGTCATGTAAATGAAATAATCGACATATTTTGCAATGTCTTTGACAGGATACTGCTTTAGGTACCAATAAGAAGCCGGCACCGCAAGGGAAAGCGATTTCTCGCTGGGCAACTTGCTTCGGAGCAGCTGCAGGAACGCAAGGTAGTTGTCTCCTTCCTCAGGGCTTCCGGGAGTGATATCCGGAATATCAGGTGCGCCAGGATACTCCCAGTCAAAGTCGAAGCCATCCAAGTTTTTGCGGTTCATGAAGCTCACCAGGTTATTGACAAATGTTTCGCGATGCTCTTTCTTGGTAGCATCTCTGAAGCGCTGGAATATTCCTGCCTCCGTGGAAAACGCCCATCCGCCAAAGGTAAGAATCTTTTTAAAGCCACTCATCTTGACGAATTTGCTGAATTCGTACTCAACGTCTGAGATGTCCACGTCGAAACTGGACGTGACGGCGGCAAATGCAAAGTGGATGTGCGAGTACTTGTTGGCCGGGATCTCCTTGACACTCATTCGTAGACACAATCTTGACTGATCAAGCGCCTCGAAATAACCGATGGTCTTTAACTGATCGGGTGCCTTGCCGTTGTTAACAATCTCCATCCCGCAGTTGGAAATACAGCCGTTCGTTCCTGGTTTTGCGGTGCCGGGAGCGCCAGTATCCGCGGGTGACTTGGTACAGAAGTCGACCGTTGTTCCACAAAATCCCCAGGCATCGCAACATGCATTCAGTGGACATGGATTAAGATCAGCCAGCGCTGCTCCGTTAGAAGGCTTCTCGGTACCCGGTACCTGTGGACCGCAGGTGGCTCCCTGGATGCGCCAAGGTTGGCGTTGTCTGCGACTTCAAGGCGTTCATGAAGGAAATCAGCGTAATCAAGAAAGTATGGGAGCGCGACGCAAACGGCGATATAATCCGGCCTTACAACATTGTCGATGACCCTAATTGGGACAAGGTCAACTGGGCGCAGGTCGGCGAGGGTGCGAACCTCGAGACAGTCGGAACTGAGTTTGACAAGGTCGGTTTCAAGGGACGCATGGAAAATGCGAGGATTTTCAAGAATTGGAGTCAGAAGGATAGCTTCGAAACTGTTATAAGTGAAGCGGAGGATATTGCCACCAAGGCAATTGCTAAGCTCAAGGCCGATGGCAGGGAGCCTGCCGATGACCGTTTCAACAAAATGACAGCTGCGCTCAAGACTCATGGCGACGCCCGGCGTTACGATCAGGCACAGAAAATCGCCAAAAAATTTGAAAAGGAGATGAGCGACGGGGGGTTCAGTGCCGCGTACACTGATCCTATAGAGAGGCCCCCAGTCCCAGCTTACAGGAAGATTGATGCGGACCAGACCATCCGCGATAACACGGGCAGGATGGGTTTTGACAAGGTGGAGCAGAAAGTCAGAGACTATGTCACGAACTTCAATAGCGCTGGCCAGTCACTGAGCCATTTTGAGGCTATCGTCAAGACACAGGATATGCATGATCACCTTGCCGAGGCTTGTAGAAATGTATGATATCTTGTGTGGTTATGTACAAGACAATTCTCTATTGCTATATACAACGTTTGTACTTCTACCAGTAGCTTTTAGGTGGCGGTTTTTTATAACACTCATTGGCACAATGTCGCACCATAATCCACGGTCGTAGCTTGGGCATACTCTGTCTAGCTTCCTTGACCCATGGATGATTCTCATTAGGCGAATACTGAGACAAGTCGATGCGCGGGCGCGCTTCCTCCGGGAGGTAAGGTACCCAAGCGGAGCCAGGGTTTGTCCCAAGAATGCCATTTTTCCTTCGTGCGTAATCCCACATTGACGCAAGGATGATCCATTCAGCTTTGCTTTTCCATGTTCCCACGGCCGCTCGGAATCGAGCATTTGTTAATAATTCGAAGAGTGCTTGCACGGCCGGTTCCTTTTCCAATGCGTGCTCCCTGAATAATGCTTGAAATTGCCTCAATCGAGCTtcgtcatcaacatcaaccatCTGAACAGGCGCATCACCTAACAACCCAAACAAGCCAGACCTCAGAGCCGCTTCCCTAGTGATATGTAGAGAAACTGCCGCCATGGCTACGTCGTACCACCTGTGGAATTCTGCGAGAGCCGCAATGTCGCTCGCTTCTTCAATGCTGAGAGGGTCATACATGCCATCATGACGACGAGACCACGAGGCGGAGAATGGTTCATCGTTATCAGCGCCATCAGCGCCATCAGCGCCATCAGCACCCTCCAGCAGCCCCTTCAAATCAAAGTAGTAAATGATCTCTGCCACGATAGAAGGTTGCATCCCAAGCTCCTCTGCCTGCAACGAGTACCAGCCGATCGGACTGTAAAGTCCAACAAGCGGTCCTAAGACATCATAGCTCATTCGTGTCCAGTTGAGATGCAGCACATCCCGACGCGGCTGCACCCATATCAACTGTTTGCTAGTTGTCTCCTGTCCTTGCACCCAACGTCCCTCTTCTAGCGCGACTTGCCGAGACTCGCTGTTGACAAATGCGATAACTGGCAGCTGAGCGTTTTGGTGTGTTGTATACTCGGGCAAGCAGGCTTGACGGGATTCTTCGCCATCGAGAAGAAAGGCGGGGATGTCTAGTTCTGCTATACGATACGGGAGGCAATGCTCCCAGATAAGACGGCGTAGTTCTAGAGGCAGCCGCGTGAAATAGTGGAATGAGTTGTCGCTCATCTTGTACTTCAATATATGTGTTACTATGAAGTGAGAGGTATGTAGCAAGTAATAGAGTAGAAAACTGGAAAGATGGCcgtagatatattaatttatcgGCCCTAGTGGTCGGGCCGATGCTTGCCCGATGCCCGGGAGTGGCATGTGAGTCAAGTTCAACAGCAGGGTTTTACAATCTGAAAATGCCTATTCTTCATAATTTGGCAGGTACGAATGACTTCTGGAGGATGCCCATCGCATCCTGCCTGATCTTCGTAACGATATGTGCTGCTGGCATCACGGCTCGTATAAGGCCTACCCCGGTTCCTGCATAGGTTGTCATTCGGCCTTGCGGTCCCCAGCCATTATCCCCCTTGagcttctcttcctcgtaCAGACGTcgattctcctcctcagtgaCCTCCTGGTTCACAATGTCCTCATACGATCGATTGATTAGACCGCGTCCATCATACTTTGTTGGCCAGCCATAGATCCCACGGACTTTATCATAGACCGTCGACCGTACTGTACTCACACCACCGTCCGAGGCTCGAAGAATCTCATTTTGATAGCCTTTCGCAATTTGTGCCTCCGGGGAGGCTAGAAACCGAGTCCCCATAGCACATCCGTCCGCGCCCAAAATTATCGTGGCAGCCAACCCTCGACCGTCACTGATGCCGCCCGCTGCAACAACAAACGGTTTTCCAATGGTCTGCGTCGAACTGGGCTCTCTTGACTTTAAATGATCTAAGACCTCGGGAAGAAGGGTGACAATACTGGCAGACCGAGCAAGTCCATGACCACCAGCATCACATCCTTGGACGACAAGGACATCCGGCTGCAATTTCTCTGTAGACTCTATTGCATCTTCCAAACAACAGAGTTGCACCCAGATCTTCACGTTGTATGGGACTTCGGACCGAATGGCCCGGGTCCAAGGTAAGAGGTCGTCCACGCCGGTCTTCGGTGCAAAGAGCCAAATTGCGCAGGGACGGTACTTCTGGATCAAGGGCAGCGCGATTTCCAGTGATGCGCCCCAGTTTAAGAAGCCCACCCCGACGGGGAGAATCGGTGCGTCACCCTGACTCTGTTGAAGATGATAATCGTGGAAGTTGGCCTCGTTGACAAGATCTTGTGCTTCGATGAGTTGTTGTTCCAACCCGGAAAGGTCGTATCCGCCGGCTATGAATCCAATGCCCCCGGCGGAGGAGACCGCGACTGCAAGCTTTGCAGTCGCGATATTGAGCATGGGCGCTGACGCAACAAGTGGACATGCGATCCACGGATAGTCTTTTTCGAGACGAGAGAAGTGTGCAATCGTCATTTCGTTCGAGTCTGTCTTTTGGTATTCGCTTTAAGGGGAATCCAGCTCCTGAATCTCgaggagatatatatacttgtcATATATTCTTGGCAAGTGGAGGAGTTACCTGAGGCCCAAGCTAGGGATGTGATTAGAACAAAGCGACAGGCAATGAGATATGCATAAGGACCCCAGAAAGCGCTATCATCTAACAAAGGGGGACGTGGCGCGGTCACGCGGCTGGCGAGGGCCCAAAGCGTCAAGCATGCCCTATCTCAACCCGCATTCATCCTCGTGGCAGGGATCAGGCCCAGGGATCATGGCCGCAACAAGGCGGGGATAATGAGTAACAAACGAATAGACTGGGCTTCATATTACTAACCCAACCGCAATGGTACGTAACCTATGGCATATCTTATCTTGAATCCCTTTGTTATCTCCCTTTTAGTCCATTTGGCGACAGGCAATGATGGTTGGCTGCGTATCCACAGATACTACCACGATAACGCAATGATAATTTGCTGGTTTCCTGGTTGGACATCGTGCAGGATGACCGGTGGAGACCTGAGCCAGGTTCATAGTTGGACGTTACTTTGGACGTTGCTTTGCGCTCTCCACGTTTCTCCGCCATGCGGCATGATGTTAGACAAAGGATATATTTTGAGTTCAACATAACCCTATCTGTAGTTCCGCAATATCCGAAATCGCTTTGAACCTAAACCATCTACAGGAAATCGTAGGCCATCTCGAAGACATTTCTGGGCTTCCGTGATTTGCTGACCTCGAAGCTAAGATTGATGGGCCTGTCATCTGTTCCACTGGGGAGACTGGAGTCCCGTCAAGATGAGAACGAGAGCAATGCAAAAGCGTACACAGCTAAAGCTTTGAGCTATTCGATTGCGACCTTGCGATATATCCCCTCAGCGGCACATAGTATATCTACCGAACGATGCAGCTAAATGACAGTGCTCTGCCATGGCCGGACGAGTGATTTCGTGTGCAATAGTTCCACATCCACAAATTCGGCAGGTATATCAACTGGACCAATACTTTAGGCTATTATTGGTCGTATCCTATGCCATAGCACGCATTTTGAAATTCCTGCTAGAAGGGGATTGCTCATCGATAAACGGCTAGTCAACCCTTGACGCCGTACGCTCAGAGTTCCGGTTTATCTGTGCAGTTTCCGAGTCAGGGCATCTTGTAGGGACCTGCCACTGCCGCCAGGGAAGATTTGATCGAATTGTCTGCTCACGAGTGTGATTACGTGGAGGCCTTTTGCTTCAAGCCTCGAGAAACCGTGACTAACGCTGGTCCTATTGCATCGTGTATTAGCTATTCATTCTGGTGCTCAGGGAGTAAACAAGGAATCCAGGTTGGCCGGCATGCAGGTAGCAGGGTGAGATGCATTAAATGTGCAAGGGGAGCAGTTTACTGGCCTTGGCTTAGAAGATATTGGGTTGACCACGTCATTAAGCATGAACACAGCGATCTCTGATCATCAGTTTACCTATCGACGTAATGGTGGTTTCCTAGTCCATGTTGATGCACCACTAGCGTGAGTTGTCCAGGCAGGCGAACCGGGGTCCATGTCAGTATCATATGTCGTTCCCTTGTGGAGTGTTCGGAATGTGTTGGGAAAGACGATACTCCTTCGACTACTCAGTCTCGTCGACTTCTGTCTTTGTCGCTCTATCGACCTGGTCCCGAAATTGCTAAACTGGCGAACACCGTGTATTTCATGCCGAAGCGCTTCTTATATGATATATTCAGAGGCAAAGCTCGATCAGTAACGAGTGAAGTCTTTCGCCAACAGACGATGCGATTCAAATCCCAGCAAAACCAGATACTTGGATAAAGACAATGATAAATAGTGTGCGGCGTGTGTGACAGAGTCCAGACCCCAAAAACGTAGCAATGCATATCACGCGCCTTTCCCACGTCGCGTTTGTGGAACTCCGTCCTTATTTAGAACACTAGGCTTTTCCTTCATGTTGCCTCCCCTCAAGAGGATCTTCTCTGGCAAAGGCACTTCCTATTTTGATAGCCTGTGGACATCTATCGAAATGCGACCGTGTGAACAATTGGGCTTTGGGTCCATCAAACCGGATGCAGCTGTGGAGGGAAATGATATTTTCGGGTGAACACTATCTCCTATAATTGAAAGGCTTCCCTAAGATAGCTATCTAGTCTGTATGTATTGTATCTTCCAGGACTTTCCTCTAAGGAAGGAATGCTGAAAAGATAGTCCGAACTCTAGAGACAGTCACatatatcctttctttcaatGATCGAACAAGATGAAAAACAAATTACCGCAAAGAGATAACTGTCTGCTTGAAGAATTCCTAAGGATCCATTGGATATGTTAATTGTATGAAAACATTCCCTTTACCACGCGAGATACTTTGCCTCGCCCTGGCGCATCAAATATCAAAAGCCATGTCGCTATTTGCAGACTAAGCACATCACTCATTCCGAGGGCTTCTGGATCAAGATAGCCTCGGCCTGAGAAAGCTCGCAGCGAACAATGCCACCGTCATTGACAATGCCTTGCTCGACTTTTTCTTGGCCTACCAAGTTTCCCGTCGCTGAATCGATACTAACTCCCGATACGTTCACCCCACTCTTTGCGTTGGTGCCTGGACCCTGTAATCTGAGGATCTCTATCTTTGTGCCTGGGCTCCACGAGGTATGCACTTCCACGGTCCGTGTCGGTCGGTCCCCTGGGGAAGCAAATGTGGAGTCAGTTGCTGCCAAAGTGGAAGGGTTATGCGCTCCGACTGTCGAGTTCCACACGCCTAAATTGATGAAAACAAGCTTAGCAAGGCTGGACTCCGGGGCATCGCTGAAAATTGCGAATCCGCTAAAGTCCGATGCATTCGCAGCGGGTAACGCACTGATCCTCCACGAGTCCGCCTTCCTGCTGGAGATGATATGAGCGAGGAAGATATGCGAGAAGAAGTTGGCCCGGACACCCGCAGTGAGGTTCTCGCCCTTGTGCTCATACGGGAGAGGAGTGAAAGCAGAATATTCACTCTGGTGACCGAGGTGGAAGTAGGTCTGCTCGATGCCAATACTGGCTGCCGTTAACACATAATCGGTGGCCCAAAGGGCGGCTCCAAAGGTGTCACTGATGCCGCTTTTCCCACTACATGAGGCAGAGTTGGTTTCTCCCAGAACCAGTCTGCTTCCTGCCGCTCGGGCAGCTGCATCCTGTGGAATATATTGAGACAGGTTCTTCCAGATAACGTTGTGGTCTGAGAGCAAGTTCAGAGAAAGACGTGCGTAACGCTCAGCATCGCAAGTTGATTGGGGGTAGAGGTGCACCGCGTAGCTCTCAATGATCTTAGGGTCAACCAGTCCCGCGCGGGTTACGTTAACGATGTCAAAGTCGTCTATTTCGTCGTGTTGATCAGGGACCATGGGAGGATCGGCAAAGACGGCCGCTTGGAAGAGGGGCTTGTGAGTGGCATTCTTGTAGAACTTGGAGGACAGAATTTGGCCTGTCAAGCGGCGCCACTGCTTCGTATATTCCTTGGTGTCCCAGTCTGCTCCTCGCCAGCCTTTGTTGATATAGTGATCTATTTCATTCCCCAGTTCGAAGTGTGATAGGGAATCTCCCAGTGCCCCCATCGCGGCTTGGGCTTCCTCCATGGCGTTGATCCATGAATCCGTCTCGTTGCGAAAATTCAGTGTGTATAGAATGTCCGTTCCTTCTGGAAAATATTCTttccagccattgaaccaATCTGGACGGATACGTAACACCTCTACTGTGGTATCATTTGGCAGTGCTTCCGACGGGAATTCCAATGTTGGATCGAATAATGTTTGGTCAGCGATATTGCCTCCGACTCGAATTGGTGCGGGTACTCCAGCTATCTCCGCGACGTGTCCCAATAACTTTGATGCCAGTTCAGTTTGGAGGTACGGGTCAAGAGAAACAGGCTCAATTGAATAACCATACAAATCACGTCTCAGGACCCTGGACGAAATGTTCAGAGGTATATGAACGGTAGATACAGAAGACGCAATCGCTAGATTGCCAAACAGAAGGAGGGATGGCAGCCAGGACGACATTTTTGGGATATCGAACAGAGTGATCGAGTCGCCGAGCTCCTGGTTCTGAGGTACAGCaagatttatttagattaCTGGCGTGGGGGTACACTCAATGAGGTGATTTCACAGAACGCGTTTGATCGGGTAGTTAActtaatctaattaattagCAGAGTGATCGGCGCAGGATGTCAGCACGATGATAGTAGTATTCCGGTGGGGGTCTGTTCTCACCGAAAGTACTTCCTTGTACCTGTTCAGGACCATCTGAAACTAGCATAACTCGTAACATGCGAGTTGTCTATCCGAAGACCCTGAGTGACATCATGAAGGTCAGATTCCAGTTAGAGCAAGCCGGGAGGGAAACTCGCGGGGAGAGGTGTTTCCTCCACCGGACTCGATCTGGTATGCTTCTCTACATTATAGCTCCGGAGGGGTGTGGATAATGGCCCACTCATGCATTCGCCTAATGCCGCACCCTCTCTCCGTGCTAAACACTTTAGGATGCGGGGAAATGCCCGTCTTGAGGCCGGGTGACGCTGCAGCTGAGGCCCATCAAGCTATCCCATAGTCCTGTCGTTGTGCCGTGTGGCTAGATCCAGAACGCCGGAAAGTTTTCATCACTTTCTGCCTCTATTTGTGATCGAAACTTTTAATTTGGTTTGAAATAGTAGCAACTTTGAAGATGAATTACGAAAAGTTGGCTTTCAATTCCTCGCATGATAGACACACGTATAGTAGCAGTATTTTTCGCTGCCCAGCTACTTCCAGAAAGGACTTCAGGAGGATACCTTATGAGCCGGCCTCCCAGGCAGTGCGATTCGGATTTATGATCTAAACATCCGAACATCTGAACATTCTACTAACCCAGGTACCGT
The sequence above is a segment of the Aspergillus flavus chromosome 4, complete sequence genome. Coding sequences within it:
- a CDS encoding glycoside hydrolase superfamily; this encodes MSSWLPSLLLFGNLAIASSVSTVHIPLNISSRVLRRDLYGYSIEPVSLDPYLQTELASKLLGHVAEIAGVPAPIRVGGNIADQTLFDPTLEFPSEALPNDTTVEVLRIRPDWFNGWKEYFPEGTDILYTLNFRNETDSWINAMEEAQAAMGALGDSLSHFELGNEIDHYINKGWRGADWDTKEYTKQWRRLTGQILSSKFYKNATHKPLFQAAVFADPPMVPDQHDEIDDFDIVNVTRAGLVDPKIIESYAVHLYPQSTCDAERYARLSLNLLSDHNVIWKNLSQYIPQDAAARAAGSRLVLGETNSASCSGKSGISDTFGAALWATDYVLTAASIGIEQTYFHLGHQSEYSAFTPLPYEHKGENLTAGVRANFFSHIFLAHIISSRKADSWRISALPAANASDFSGFAIFSDAPESSLAKLVFINLGVWNSTVGAHNPSTLAATDSTFASPGDRPTRTVEVHTSWSPGTKIEILRLQGPGTNAKSGVNVSGVSIDSATGNLVGQEKVEQGIVNDGGIVRCELSQAEAILIQKPSE
- a CDS encoding oxidoreductase (unnamed protein product), with product MTIAHFSRLEKDYPWIACPLVASAPMLNIATAKLAVAVSSAGGIGFIAGGYDLSGLEQQLIEAQDLVNEANFHDYHLQQSQGDAPILPVGVGFLNWGASLEIALPLIQKYRPCAIWLFAPKTGVDDLLPWTRAIRSEVPYNVKIWVQLCCLEDAIESTEKLQPDVLVVQGCDAGGHGLARSASIVTLLPEVLDHLKSREPSSTQTIGKPFVVAAGGISDGRGLAATIILGADGCAMGTRFLASPEAQIAKGYQNEILRASDGGVSTVRSTVYDKVRGIYGWPTKYDGRGLINRSYEDIVNQEVTEEENRRLYEEEKLKGDNGWGPQGRMTTYAGTGVGLIRAVMPAAHIVTKIRQDAMGILQKSFVPAKL